One part of the Sphingobacterium sp. LZ7M1 genome encodes these proteins:
- a CDS encoding acyl-CoA thioesterase, producing the protein MQDKYARESYTEMNELVLPNDTNTFGNLMGGRLLYWMDICSAMAAQKHCNNQVVTVSVDNVSFKRSIKLGEVVTIEAQVTRAFNTSVEVRMEIFAQNLPQGTKVKSNEAYYTFVSIDESDRPKAIPKLIPESDKEKTLYDEAMQRRELRLLLAGKLKPENATEIKNLVNLFEHKG; encoded by the coding sequence ATGCAAGATAAATACGCAAGGGAATCCTATACCGAAATGAACGAATTGGTACTTCCCAATGACACCAATACTTTCGGAAACCTCATGGGGGGAAGACTTCTTTATTGGATGGATATCTGTTCGGCAATGGCGGCGCAGAAACATTGCAATAACCAAGTGGTAACCGTTTCGGTAGACAATGTGTCTTTCAAACGTTCCATCAAATTAGGTGAAGTGGTGACCATCGAGGCACAAGTAACCCGCGCTTTCAACACTTCCGTTGAAGTTAGAATGGAAATCTTTGCGCAAAACCTCCCTCAGGGCACTAAAGTTAAGTCCAATGAGGCATATTATACCTTTGTATCCATCGACGAGTCTGACCGTCCGAAAGCTATCCCTAAGTTGATCCCAGAGTCTGATAAGGAAAAGACTTTATATGACGAGGCCATGCAACGTAGGGAATTAAGGTTGTTATTGGCAGGCAAACTAAAACCAGAAAATGCCACAGAGATCAAGAATTTAGTCAATCTTTTTGAGCATAAGGGCTAA
- a CDS encoding SDR family oxidoreductase has translation MDQLSSNIRVLITGSNGFLGQKLTDFILKETDYSLCCTSHSENRNPNNQGYQFVQLDLLDSEGLIQLLGSFNPTHIVHTAAMTSVEACEQDPETCNKLNVEVVKLLSEQCKAKDIHLTFLSTDFVFDGKNGPYDELAETNPCNAYGQSKLDAEQAVLHSGCRAAILRTILVYGIIADRNRSNLVLWAKSKLEAQEAIKVVSDQWRMPTWVDDLANACLRCIERNAEGIYHISSDKMFSVLEAVEELADYWSFDKSLISPIQAAEIGQAENRPRKTGFILDKAIRELGFKPTPFRESLTYIDQQYTFFRK, from the coding sequence ATGGACCAACTAAGTTCAAATATCAGGGTCTTGATCACGGGATCGAATGGTTTTCTGGGACAGAAATTAACAGATTTTATCTTGAAAGAGACGGACTATAGCCTATGCTGTACTTCTCATTCGGAAAACAGGAATCCCAATAATCAGGGCTATCAATTTGTACAATTGGACCTGTTGGATTCAGAAGGCCTTATCCAACTTTTAGGCTCATTTAACCCTACGCATATTGTCCATACCGCAGCCATGACCAGTGTTGAAGCTTGCGAGCAAGACCCTGAGACCTGCAACAAGCTCAATGTCGAGGTAGTCAAATTGCTTTCAGAGCAATGTAAAGCGAAGGACATCCACCTTACCTTCCTGTCTACAGATTTTGTTTTCGACGGGAAAAATGGTCCATATGATGAGCTTGCCGAAACCAATCCATGCAATGCATATGGACAGAGTAAACTGGATGCGGAACAAGCAGTACTCCATTCAGGTTGCCGTGCGGCAATTTTGAGGACCATTCTAGTTTATGGGATTATTGCTGATCGGAACCGATCAAATCTGGTCCTATGGGCAAAATCAAAACTGGAAGCCCAAGAAGCAATCAAGGTGGTCAGCGACCAATGGCGTATGCCAACCTGGGTAGATGATCTTGCGAATGCCTGTTTGCGCTGCATTGAAAGGAATGCAGAGGGCATCTACCACATTTCAAGCGACAAAATGTTCAGTGTCCTGGAAGCAGTTGAGGAATTAGCCGATTATTGGAGTTTCGACAAATCCTTGATCAGTCCTATCCAAGCCGCTGAAATTGGACAAGCCGAAAACAGACCGCGAAAAACTGGGTTTATTTTAGATAAAGCGATACGCGAACTGGGTTTTAAACCAACGCCCTTCCGCGAGTCGCTCACTTATATCGATCAACAATATACATTCTTTAGAAAATAA
- a CDS encoding M20/M25/M40 family metallo-hydrolase: protein MKNLRVLFSIALCLAILGSAHLAIAQVNPKNLKKHIKYLSADKMLGRETGMKGSSKAADYVEKYFKKYKLEPKGENGYRQNFPAKVTKVKIENAERRSDNIIGFLDNAAPYTIVIGAHYDHLGKGEIGGSKDSLGVGKIHNGADDNASGVAGLLELARHYATNDIKEPFNFLFIGFGAEELGLIGSKYFTENPTIPLASIQWMLNMDMIGRYNPDNGLAVIGYGTSSAFPKIFEGISSTIKFNKSRDGNGGSDQTSFYRKNIPVLFFHTGGHDDYHKPTDDEERIDYKAMEAILKLEIDVLDNSMKQPKMDFQWTN, encoded by the coding sequence ATGAAAAATCTCCGAGTACTATTTTCTATTGCCCTTTGTCTGGCAATTTTAGGTTCAGCACACTTGGCAATCGCACAAGTCAACCCTAAGAATCTGAAGAAACATATCAAATATCTTTCCGCAGACAAAATGCTTGGGCGAGAAACGGGCATGAAAGGTTCTTCAAAAGCCGCAGACTACGTTGAGAAATACTTTAAAAAATATAAGTTGGAACCTAAAGGGGAAAACGGCTATCGACAAAACTTCCCTGCAAAGGTGACCAAGGTTAAGATAGAAAATGCCGAAAGAAGATCGGACAATATCATAGGTTTCCTAGATAATGCCGCGCCCTATACCATTGTTATAGGTGCGCATTATGATCACTTAGGTAAAGGTGAGATCGGAGGTTCTAAAGATTCACTTGGTGTAGGAAAAATCCATAATGGAGCGGACGACAATGCTTCCGGCGTAGCTGGATTGTTGGAGTTGGCAAGACATTATGCAACAAATGACATTAAAGAACCTTTTAATTTCTTATTTATCGGCTTTGGCGCGGAAGAATTGGGATTGATAGGCTCAAAATATTTTACCGAAAATCCAACCATTCCTTTAGCATCCATCCAATGGATGTTGAACATGGATATGATCGGCCGGTATAATCCAGATAATGGATTGGCAGTCATTGGTTATGGGACGAGTTCAGCATTCCCAAAGATCTTTGAAGGTATAAGCAGTACCATCAAATTCAATAAGAGCCGTGATGGAAATGGTGGTTCAGACCAAACATCATTTTACAGAAAGAATATTCCAGTCCTTTTCTTCCATACAGGTGGACATGATGATTACCACAAACCTACCGATGATGAAGAAAGGATAGACTACAAAGCAATGGAAGCAATCCTTAAATTGGAAATTGATGTACTGGACAATTCCATGAAACAACCTAAGATGGACTTTCAATGGACCAACTAA
- a CDS encoding lipoprotein signal peptidase → MKGYSKPVLLIIIILLVDQISKFWVKLNMTIGQDFKVLGDKFLIHFIENPGMAYGMEFGGEYGKLFLSVFRIIAVMGIGYGLHYMVKNKYNRGFILNVALIFAGALGNIIDSAFYGLIFSESTPFSKAVLFPDGGGYASFLHGKVVDMLYFPLISGTFPTWFPIWGGEDFLFFRPVFNIADSAISVGVFLILIFQKRYFKEEHDEKSHANSEIVED, encoded by the coding sequence ATGAAAGGATACTCCAAGCCCGTTCTACTGATTATTATCATTTTATTGGTTGACCAAATCTCGAAGTTTTGGGTCAAGTTAAACATGACCATCGGTCAGGATTTCAAAGTTTTAGGTGATAAGTTCTTGATTCACTTCATTGAAAATCCAGGCATGGCCTATGGAATGGAATTCGGTGGCGAATATGGCAAGCTTTTCCTGAGTGTGTTCCGTATCATTGCTGTAATGGGCATTGGTTATGGACTTCACTATATGGTGAAGAACAAGTATAACCGTGGCTTTATCCTGAATGTAGCCTTGATATTTGCTGGTGCGTTAGGCAATATCATTGACAGTGCCTTTTATGGATTGATCTTTAGTGAGAGTACTCCATTCTCCAAAGCAGTCCTGTTTCCGGATGGAGGTGGGTATGCCTCTTTCTTACATGGTAAGGTCGTAGACATGCTTTATTTTCCACTCATCAGTGGCACCTTCCCTACTTGGTTCCCAATCTGGGGCGGAGAGGACTTCTTGTTCTTCCGACCAGTTTTCAATATTGCCGACTCGGCGATATCCGTGGGAGTTTTCTTGATCCTGATCTTCCAAAAGCGTTATTTCAAGGAAGAACATGATGAAAAATCACATGCCAACAGTGAAATCGTAGAGGATTAA
- a CDS encoding TraR/DksA C4-type zinc finger protein, with protein MGNTEKTRYSDAELQEFKAIILEKLRIAREELTSLTTSLSNSNANGTDDTAGTYKTLEDGSATLEKEQINQLAARQKKFIDNLEAALVRIENKTYGICRETGKLIQKERLKAVPHTTLSIEAKNKQY; from the coding sequence ATGGGAAACACAGAGAAAACACGGTACAGTGATGCTGAATTACAGGAATTTAAAGCAATAATTCTTGAGAAGTTGCGCATAGCGAGAGAGGAATTAACCTCTTTGACTACTTCTTTAAGTAATAGCAATGCGAATGGAACTGACGATACAGCAGGTACCTACAAGACATTAGAAGATGGCTCTGCAACATTGGAGAAGGAACAAATCAACCAATTAGCAGCTCGTCAAAAGAAATTTATCGACAATCTTGAAGCAGCCTTAGTGCGCATTGAGAACAAGACTTACGGAATCTGCAGAGAGACTGGTAAGTTGATTCAAAAAGAAAGATTGAAAGCTGTACCTCATACCACCTTGAGTATTGAGGCAAAAAACAAACAATATTAA
- the ileS gene encoding isoleucine--tRNA ligase: MYKEYKQLNLSEIGKEVLKRWETDDIFAKSISNRPASKPYTFYEGPPSANGMPGIHHVMARTIKDIFCRYKTLKGYQVKRKGGWDTHGLPIELAVEKTLGITKEDIGKKISVKDYNDACRKEVMKYTDVWNDLTQKMGYWVDLEHPYITYQNEYIETLWFLLKDLYKKGLLYKGYTIQPYSPAAGTGLSSHELNQPGTYKDVKDTTIVAEFRLDKQQIHPMMDRLVENQDEDVAFLAWTTTPWTLPGNSALTVGKNIDYVKVKTFNQYTGTAVSVILAKNLISKHFKADGQQVSFQDYKFGDKVIPWEIVEEFKGAEIEGLRYHQLMPYVTSEELREKAFRVILGDFVTTEDGTGIVHTSPTYGADDFRVARENGIPSIMVLDENGKEVPTVDKTGKFVKEITDFAGRFVKEEYYSNEERADKDFRPTDVLIAIKLKEENKAFDVKKYEHTYPHCWRTDKPVLYYPLDSWFIKTTAVKEELVALNKTINWKPEATGTGRFGNWLENLVDWNLSRSRYWGTPLPIWRSEDENEEICIGSMPELKSYLEASLNSDVLTEDEKATNKSYLDKFGTDELDLHRPYVDDIILVSDGGQKLFREPDLIDVWFDSGAMPYAQWGLDYDKLEKGEALPFKDEYFSAFPADFIAEGVDQTRGWFFTLHAISTMVRGSIAFKNVVSNGLVLDKNGNKMSKRLGNGVDPFATIDKYSADATRWYMISNAAPWDNLKFNVEGLDEVRRKFFGTLYNTYAFFALYANIDKFNYAEPEIPLKHRPEIDRWILSLLNSLSKEVDGFYADYEPTKAARAIQNFVDEHLSNWYVRLCRRRFWKGEYSQDKISAYQTLYTCLDTIAKLIAPISPFFADQLYLDLNAATGKEKYESVHLADYPAYHEDLVDKELEERMALAQDISSLTLSLRKKTGINVRQPLSKILVPVLDSSFQEKVEKVKDLILSETNIKDIEFITDTTGIIKKKVKPNFKVLGAKVGKDMKVVASAIQNMDAAQIQALENQGSVQLTGTEYVISSDDVEIIAEDVEGWQVANLGRLTVALDVNISAELKEEGMARELINRIQNLRKDKGFEVTDRINVTLSQNTEIQQAVDNNFSYICTEILADSLKFDSALANGDAIEIDGENLLLSIEKI; the protein is encoded by the coding sequence ATGTACAAGGAATATAAGCAGTTAAATCTTTCAGAAATAGGCAAAGAGGTATTGAAACGTTGGGAGACTGACGACATCTTTGCGAAGAGTATCTCCAACCGTCCAGCCAGCAAACCCTACACTTTCTACGAGGGACCTCCATCAGCGAATGGAATGCCTGGTATCCACCATGTTATGGCGAGAACGATCAAGGATATTTTTTGCCGTTATAAGACTTTGAAAGGTTATCAGGTTAAACGTAAAGGTGGTTGGGATACCCATGGTTTGCCGATTGAATTAGCTGTTGAAAAGACTTTAGGTATCACTAAAGAAGATATCGGTAAGAAAATTTCCGTGAAGGACTATAATGATGCCTGCCGTAAGGAAGTCATGAAATATACGGATGTATGGAACGACCTGACCCAGAAAATGGGCTATTGGGTAGACCTGGAACATCCTTATATTACTTACCAAAATGAATATATCGAGACCCTATGGTTCTTATTGAAGGATCTTTATAAAAAAGGATTGCTTTATAAGGGCTATACGATCCAACCATACTCTCCTGCTGCGGGAACGGGATTGAGTTCGCATGAATTGAACCAACCTGGAACCTATAAGGACGTTAAGGACACTACGATTGTTGCTGAATTCCGTTTGGATAAACAACAGATCCACCCAATGATGGATCGTTTGGTGGAAAACCAAGATGAGGACGTGGCTTTCTTGGCCTGGACGACCACACCTTGGACCTTACCTGGAAACAGCGCCTTGACAGTGGGTAAAAATATTGACTATGTCAAAGTGAAAACCTTCAACCAATACACTGGAACGGCTGTTTCGGTGATCTTGGCAAAAAACCTGATATCAAAGCACTTTAAAGCTGATGGTCAGCAGGTTTCCTTCCAAGACTATAAATTTGGTGATAAGGTTATCCCTTGGGAAATCGTAGAGGAATTTAAAGGAGCAGAAATCGAAGGCTTGCGCTATCATCAATTGATGCCTTATGTGACTTCTGAAGAGCTAAGGGAAAAAGCATTCCGTGTCATCTTAGGCGACTTTGTGACCACTGAAGACGGTACTGGTATCGTGCATACTTCACCAACCTATGGTGCAGATGACTTTAGGGTAGCTCGTGAGAATGGTATTCCATCCATCATGGTTCTTGATGAAAACGGAAAAGAAGTGCCAACCGTGGACAAGACCGGTAAATTCGTAAAAGAAATCACCGATTTTGCTGGCCGTTTTGTAAAAGAAGAATATTATTCCAATGAAGAGCGTGCGGACAAAGATTTCCGTCCAACGGATGTATTGATCGCCATCAAACTTAAGGAAGAGAACAAAGCATTTGATGTTAAGAAATATGAGCACACCTATCCGCACTGCTGGAGAACGGACAAACCGGTACTATACTATCCATTGGATAGCTGGTTTATCAAAACAACAGCGGTAAAGGAAGAACTGGTGGCTTTGAATAAAACTATTAACTGGAAGCCAGAGGCAACAGGAACTGGGCGCTTTGGCAACTGGTTGGAAAACCTGGTTGACTGGAACCTTTCCCGTTCAAGATATTGGGGAACTCCCCTACCTATCTGGAGAAGTGAAGACGAGAATGAGGAGATCTGCATAGGTTCAATGCCTGAACTGAAATCTTACCTGGAAGCTTCATTAAATTCAGATGTCCTGACCGAAGATGAAAAAGCAACCAACAAATCCTATCTGGATAAATTTGGAACCGATGAATTAGACCTACATAGACCTTATGTGGATGATATCATCTTGGTTTCCGATGGCGGGCAGAAATTATTCCGTGAACCGGACTTGATCGACGTATGGTTTGATTCAGGAGCAATGCCTTATGCGCAATGGGGATTGGATTACGATAAATTGGAAAAAGGTGAAGCACTTCCTTTCAAGGATGAATACTTTTCGGCTTTCCCTGCTGATTTCATCGCAGAAGGTGTTGATCAAACACGCGGTTGGTTCTTTACCTTGCATGCGATTTCAACCATGGTACGCGGATCGATTGCCTTCAAGAACGTAGTTTCGAATGGATTGGTACTGGACAAGAATGGCAACAAGATGTCCAAGCGTCTAGGAAATGGCGTGGATCCATTTGCTACGATCGACAAATATTCAGCAGATGCAACCCGTTGGTACATGATCAGCAATGCCGCACCATGGGACAACCTGAAATTTAATGTAGAAGGCTTGGATGAAGTTCGTCGTAAGTTCTTCGGCACCTTATATAATACATATGCATTCTTTGCGCTTTATGCCAATATTGACAAATTCAATTATGCAGAGCCTGAGATTCCATTAAAACACCGTCCTGAAATTGACCGTTGGATCCTTTCTTTATTGAACAGTTTGAGTAAGGAAGTTGATGGATTCTATGCAGATTATGAGCCTACCAAGGCAGCCCGTGCGATCCAGAATTTTGTAGATGAGCATTTGAGCAACTGGTATGTTCGTTTATGCCGTCGCCGTTTCTGGAAAGGAGAATATTCACAAGATAAGATCTCGGCTTACCAAACCTTATATACCTGTTTGGATACCATTGCAAAATTAATAGCACCGATCTCACCATTCTTTGCAGACCAATTGTATTTGGACTTAAATGCAGCAACAGGCAAAGAAAAGTATGAGTCGGTTCACTTGGCAGACTATCCAGCTTACCATGAGGACTTGGTAGATAAAGAATTGGAAGAACGTATGGCCTTGGCCCAAGATATATCATCCTTGACCCTTTCCTTGAGAAAGAAAACAGGGATCAATGTTAGACAACCATTGAGCAAGATTTTGGTGCCTGTACTGGACAGTTCCTTCCAAGAGAAAGTAGAAAAGGTAAAAGACCTGATCCTTTCAGAAACAAATATCAAGGATATTGAATTTATTACGGACACTACCGGTATTATTAAGAAAAAGGTAAAACCTAACTTCAAAGTCCTTGGTGCTAAGGTAGGTAAGGATATGAAAGTGGTAGCCAGTGCAATCCAAAATATGGATGCTGCCCAGATCCAAGCACTAGAAAATCAAGGATCCGTCCAGTTAACTGGCACGGAATATGTAATTAGCAGCGATGATGTAGAAATCATAGCAGAGGACGTAGAAGGATGGCAAGTTGCTAATTTAGGACGTTTAACGGTAGCTTTAGACGTTAATATTTCTGCAGAGTTAAAGGAAGAAGGGATGGCAAGAGAGCTTATTAACCGCATCCAAAATCTCAGAAAAGACAAAGGATTTGAAGTTACTGACCGAATAAATGTGACCTTAAGTCAAAATACTGAAATTCAACAAGCTGTAGATAATAATTTCTCGTATATTTGTACGGAAATTTTGGCCGACAGTCTGAAATTCGATAGTGCCCTGGCAAATGGCGATGCTATCGAAATTGACGGAGAGAATTTATTGCTATCAATAGAAAAAATTTAA
- a CDS encoding iron-sulfur cluster assembly accessory protein has protein sequence MASDNLTAVAPVTFTEGALNELNKLIDQQEIGADFGLRIGVEGGGCSGMSYILGFDQIKDGDTEYNIQGMRVFMNKAHGLYLAGMEIDFKNGLDARGFTFNNPNATSTCGCGSSFSA, from the coding sequence ATGGCTTCAGATAATTTGACAGCTGTAGCTCCGGTAACTTTTACCGAAGGTGCACTAAACGAACTAAACAAACTGATCGACCAACAAGAAATCGGTGCTGATTTTGGATTGCGCATTGGCGTAGAGGGTGGAGGTTGTTCAGGGATGAGCTACATTTTGGGATTCGACCAAATCAAGGATGGCGATACAGAATATAACATTCAGGGCATGCGTGTCTTTATGAACAAAGCTCATGGGCTATATTTAGCAGGAATGGAGATCGACTTTAAAAACGGTCTAGATGCTCGCGGATTTACATTCAATAATCCAAACGCAACAAGCACTTGTGGTTGCGGAAGCAGCTTCTCTGCATAA